A single window of Oerskovia paurometabola DNA harbors:
- a CDS encoding FHA domain-containing protein — MRLRYDTGSAFGFVRGGAIVVLPEGATSELVGRLWDGLDAAGDADVEVIEVIQLLTVVLGATLRTMPPFAVAVVSGRRAQVAVRGAVSVTLSTSSSRVHVDGDDVTTWSERLVDDVEEVSVQLGVEDAPALEAGPGQVALVGLPLHEGVVLASRIVRHLVGTSAVPAATPRAEHTGQATAEPPVAPAARPASAFEPVLVGSAALAEDDDLEPPLVAVPSLAAVAVGPDDDAAPVALVAAVPGLDAAPDDEVVPTRSPVDERSAETIVSMETIAPELTVVPPVDDLDDLDDAVAAVDDGYGHLWESTVLRTVEDAAIRIDEEDEQDDVPPVPTPVSVASVENATPVPPAATPEPVASMIDGIPREWTGSTPAASVRAATVTGDKARRPGPPVDLAPAGGHSTTGHEVAVGEDLAGDDHDGHTVFSSVIADLRAQVSGAGAGIAVPAPPAPPVPPAPPVQPGAAVPLGGVPLPTGVPAPGPAPVDGRASAAGPTFAPPAPPGSQQILARVCVDGHANPPSRDTCGSCAHVLVGDAHLVTRPSLGRFTLSNGQVVELDRPVVLGRRPRTTRAQSNDLPRLVAVPSPEQDISRSHVEIQLEGWHVLVCDLNTTNGTTLLRPGQPPRRLHPGEPAMVGSHDVVDVGDGVTFTFEGLL, encoded by the coding sequence GTGAGACTGCGCTACGACACCGGGAGCGCGTTCGGGTTCGTCCGGGGTGGTGCGATCGTCGTCCTCCCGGAGGGAGCGACGAGCGAGCTGGTCGGACGCCTGTGGGACGGCCTCGACGCGGCAGGAGACGCCGACGTCGAGGTCATCGAGGTCATCCAGCTCCTGACCGTGGTCCTCGGGGCGACCTTGCGGACCATGCCGCCGTTCGCCGTCGCGGTCGTGTCGGGGCGACGCGCCCAGGTCGCCGTCCGTGGCGCGGTCTCCGTCACGCTCAGCACGTCCTCGTCCCGGGTCCACGTGGACGGCGACGACGTGACCACCTGGTCCGAGCGTCTCGTGGACGACGTCGAGGAGGTCTCCGTCCAGCTCGGGGTCGAGGACGCCCCGGCCCTGGAGGCGGGTCCTGGACAGGTGGCGCTCGTCGGCCTGCCGCTCCACGAGGGCGTGGTGCTGGCGTCGCGGATCGTCCGGCACCTCGTCGGGACGTCCGCCGTGCCCGCGGCCACCCCTCGTGCGGAGCACACCGGGCAGGCGACCGCCGAGCCCCCCGTCGCCCCTGCTGCGCGCCCGGCGTCCGCGTTCGAGCCGGTCCTGGTGGGGAGCGCGGCGTTGGCCGAGGACGACGACCTGGAACCACCCCTCGTCGCGGTACCGAGCCTGGCCGCCGTCGCCGTCGGGCCCGACGACGACGCCGCCCCGGTCGCCCTGGTCGCAGCAGTACCGGGCCTCGACGCCGCGCCGGACGACGAGGTCGTGCCGACCCGCTCGCCGGTCGACGAACGGTCGGCCGAGACGATCGTCTCGATGGAGACGATCGCGCCCGAGCTCACGGTCGTCCCTCCGGTCGACGACCTCGACGACCTCGACGACGCGGTGGCGGCCGTCGACGACGGCTACGGGCACCTGTGGGAGTCCACCGTCCTGCGGACCGTCGAGGACGCCGCGATCCGCATCGACGAGGAGGACGAGCAGGACGACGTGCCTCCCGTCCCCACCCCCGTCTCCGTGGCGTCGGTCGAGAACGCGACCCCCGTGCCGCCCGCTGCGACGCCCGAGCCTGTTGCGAGCATGATCGACGGCATCCCTCGGGAGTGGACCGGGTCGACGCCCGCCGCGTCGGTGCGCGCCGCCACGGTCACGGGCGACAAGGCCCGGCGACCGGGCCCCCCGGTGGACCTCGCGCCCGCCGGCGGCCACTCGACGACCGGGCACGAGGTGGCGGTCGGAGAAGACCTGGCGGGGGACGACCACGACGGGCACACCGTCTTCTCCTCGGTCATCGCCGACCTCCGCGCCCAGGTGTCCGGAGCCGGTGCGGGCATCGCCGTCCCTGCGCCGCCCGCACCTCCCGTGCCGCCCGCACCTCCCGTGCAGCCCGGAGCGGCCGTGCCGCTCGGCGGTGTGCCGCTCCCGACCGGCGTCCCGGCGCCAGGTCCCGCACCGGTCGACGGCCGGGCCTCGGCCGCAGGCCCGACCTTCGCGCCGCCCGCGCCTCCGGGCTCCCAGCAGATCCTGGCCCGCGTGTGCGTGGACGGTCACGCGAACCCTCCGTCGCGGGACACCTGCGGGAGCTGCGCACACGTCCTGGTGGGGGACGCCCACCTCGTGACCCGGCCCTCGCTGGGCCGGTTCACGCTCTCCAACGGGCAGGTCGTGGAGCTCGACCGCCCGGTGGTGCTCGGACGCCGCCCCCGCACGACGCGAGCGCAGAGCAACGACCTGCCGCGCCTGGTCGCGGTGCCGAGCCCGGAGCAGGACATCTCGCGCTCTCACGTCGAGATCCAGCTCGAGGGGTGGCACGTGCTGGTGTGCGACCTCAACACGACCAACGGCACCACGCTCCTGCGCCCTGGTCAGCCGCCTCGGCGCCTGCACCCGGGGGAGCCCGCGATGGTCGGGTCGCACGACGTCGTCGACGTGGGTGACGGCGTGACGTTCACCTTCGAAGGGTTGCTATGA
- a CDS encoding transglutaminase-like domain-containing protein has translation MTENDTRGRQAPPTGPGTEPGHTGGTGTRSNVTTARSSTRLRGADAPRAVRATGAVDALALVVMLGAAVVGFGPAWGSAGYLLPALGGLGLGLGVAWLGAWRRWGTVTVTAVAMVAYVVLGGPFALPGTTVAGVLPTLETVRGLLLGSVTGWKESVTSVPPLQSFPELGVVPFLLLFLASLVAGTIAWRVRAGQWALVPVVVVFVAVILLGTVVPALPVVQGLVLVVVGLLWGAWRATEARLGERQVLTAASVVATRRLRWHRARGGAAMLALGAVAAVLLVPLVTPDTERMVLREQIVPPLDLHEYVSPLASFRKYAKEMTDDELFTVDGLPAGARVRLATLDTYNGVVYDVSSGAGSGVFTRAGDQIATVAKGTPTDLTITVGDYRGVWLPDVGALAGIEYTGDRSEALRGTTFYNSETGTGVVTAGLRPGDTFRLDAIVAPTPSPEDLESSHILDAKLPRSLNVPDSVGGKAAQFMAEETDPVVQLKNLETGLEASGIFSSGLETQLPSRPGHSAERIDTLLAADEMVGDDEQFAVALALMAQSAGIPARVVMGFYPDQEVWEEGTPFVATGADVHAWVEVPFAGYGWVPIDAIPEEDNKIEPEPKSDQVPKPPVLEDPEPPEEPADAEAGTIDDEEKKDDAESDAFDWGRAALVAVTVAVPLLVLALPLLLVLLLKSQRRKRRRSADRPVDRISGGWREVLDAATDLGAPVPAGATRREGAGTLAEAFPVAAAPTVTLARSADATVFGTGDPSAQEVDAFWSEVDSVLVGMRSTRPRGQRLRAAVSLRSLRGARPAWVPSWVPALRRSARSPVRTVKRPPTGSGPKPGES, from the coding sequence ATGACCGAGAACGACACGCGGGGCCGGCAGGCCCCGCCGACCGGTCCCGGTACGGAACCCGGGCACACGGGCGGCACCGGCACGCGGTCGAACGTGACGACCGCACGCTCCTCGACCCGCCTGCGCGGGGCCGACGCGCCGCGTGCGGTGCGGGCGACGGGGGCCGTCGACGCGCTCGCCCTCGTCGTGATGCTGGGGGCCGCCGTGGTCGGCTTCGGCCCGGCGTGGGGTTCGGCGGGCTACCTCCTGCCCGCGCTCGGTGGCCTGGGCCTGGGGCTGGGCGTCGCGTGGCTCGGTGCCTGGCGACGCTGGGGCACCGTCACGGTCACCGCCGTGGCCATGGTCGCGTACGTGGTCCTCGGTGGGCCGTTCGCGCTGCCGGGCACGACGGTCGCCGGGGTCCTGCCGACCCTCGAGACCGTCCGGGGCCTGCTGCTGGGCTCGGTCACCGGCTGGAAGGAGAGCGTGACCTCGGTCCCGCCGCTCCAGTCCTTCCCGGAGCTGGGCGTCGTGCCCTTCCTGCTGCTCTTCCTGGCGTCGCTGGTCGCCGGCACGATCGCCTGGCGCGTCCGTGCCGGGCAGTGGGCGCTCGTCCCGGTCGTGGTCGTGTTCGTCGCCGTGATCCTGCTGGGGACCGTCGTCCCGGCGCTCCCCGTGGTCCAGGGACTCGTGCTGGTCGTCGTCGGGCTCCTGTGGGGCGCGTGGCGCGCGACCGAGGCGCGCCTCGGCGAGCGGCAGGTCCTGACGGCTGCGAGCGTCGTCGCGACCCGGCGCCTGCGCTGGCACCGTGCGCGCGGCGGCGCGGCGATGCTCGCGCTCGGGGCGGTGGCCGCGGTCCTGCTCGTCCCGCTCGTGACCCCGGACACCGAGCGGATGGTCCTGCGAGAGCAGATCGTCCCGCCGCTCGACCTGCACGAGTACGTGAGCCCGCTCGCGTCCTTCCGCAAGTACGCCAAGGAGATGACGGACGACGAGCTGTTCACGGTCGACGGGCTCCCTGCCGGGGCCCGTGTACGACTCGCGACCCTCGATACGTACAACGGGGTGGTCTACGACGTCTCGAGCGGTGCGGGCTCGGGAGTCTTCACGCGCGCCGGCGACCAGATCGCGACGGTCGCGAAGGGCACGCCTACCGACCTGACGATCACCGTCGGCGACTACCGGGGCGTCTGGCTGCCCGACGTCGGCGCCCTCGCGGGCATCGAGTACACGGGAGACCGCAGCGAGGCGCTGCGGGGGACCACCTTCTACAACTCGGAGACGGGCACCGGGGTCGTGACCGCGGGCCTGCGCCCCGGCGACACGTTCCGGCTCGACGCGATCGTCGCGCCGACGCCCTCTCCCGAGGACCTGGAGTCGTCGCACATCCTGGACGCGAAGCTCCCGAGGTCCCTCAACGTCCCGGACTCGGTCGGGGGCAAGGCCGCGCAGTTCATGGCCGAGGAGACCGACCCGGTCGTCCAGCTCAAGAACCTCGAAACGGGGCTCGAGGCGAGCGGGATCTTCTCGAGCGGCCTCGAGACCCAGCTCCCCTCGCGTCCCGGCCACTCGGCCGAGCGTATCGACACGCTGCTCGCGGCCGACGAGATGGTCGGCGACGACGAGCAGTTCGCGGTGGCCCTCGCCCTCATGGCGCAGTCGGCGGGCATCCCCGCGCGCGTCGTCATGGGCTTCTACCCGGACCAGGAGGTCTGGGAGGAGGGCACGCCGTTCGTCGCGACGGGGGCAGACGTGCACGCGTGGGTCGAGGTCCCGTTCGCGGGCTACGGCTGGGTGCCGATCGACGCCATCCCCGAGGAGGACAACAAGATCGAGCCCGAGCCCAAGAGCGACCAGGTGCCCAAGCCGCCGGTCCTCGAGGACCCGGAGCCGCCCGAGGAGCCTGCGGACGCGGAGGCAGGCACGATCGACGACGAGGAGAAGAAGGACGACGCCGAGTCTGACGCCTTCGACTGGGGACGGGCAGCCCTGGTCGCCGTCACGGTGGCCGTCCCGCTGCTCGTCCTCGCGCTGCCCCTGCTCCTGGTCCTGCTGCTCAAGTCGCAGCGCCGCAAGAGGCGCAGGTCGGCCGACAGGCCCGTCGACCGCATCAGCGGTGGCTGGCGCGAGGTGCTCGACGCCGCCACGGACCTGGGTGCTCCCGTCCCCGCGGGCGCGACCCGCCGCGAGGGCGCAGGCACGCTCGCCGAGGCGTTCCCCGTGGCGGCGGCGCCCACCGTGACCCTCGCACGCTCGGCCGACGCCACGGTGTTCGGCACCGGGGACCCGAGCGCCCAGGAGGTCGACGCCTTCTGGAGCGAGGTGGACTCGGTCCTGGTGGGCATGCGCTCCACGAGGCCGCGCGGACAACGCCTGCGTGCAGCGGTGTCGCTACGATCCCTGCGGGGTGCTCGACCGGCATGGGTCCCCTCCTGGGTCCCGGCGCTGCGCCGGTCGGCCCGATCGCCCGTCCGGACCGTGAAGAGACCACCGACCGGTTCCGGCCCGAAGCCAGGGGAGTCCTGA
- a CDS encoding RDD family protein, translating into MSEQLSCSACGTAQPAGSSFCAVCGTKMPSTAVPYGATVGDAPSSGREPSIAVTTERDVAAATQRAVPFLRRTDAAAPRAGLDGAPVAGTGRRFLAFLVDAAAVSVVFAAVLLGGGAVAGVSATALASVTTQADAQELLGRLLFVYAVAGAVSLASWVGIWVWEGSTGRTLGNLATGVRSVRAEDRSPLGFGRAALRWIITFLGALALGIGELLVVLSPAFDGSGRNQGWQDKAAKALVLDVRGLQDGSATVGVVGKPSTQPVAANPSGYGGSSASGHVPVTGAFAAQPASPAPGAGPAPVGDPWAFPQQPQQPSHVPADGLITGVPGAVPQPGPAPVAPQPGPAPVAPQPGPAPVAPQPGPVPLGGPATTATPAPAYEEPDWDSTRLSAREIRREAHEAARTPGAVLELESGQRVPLSGPALVGRNPQATGAEATTLVRVEDPTRSVSKTHAELGFDADGLWVQDRGSTNGTVLLPPGGAPVALDPGVRVPVPVGSVITVGDRRIVVHPGPVA; encoded by the coding sequence ATGTCCGAGCAGCTGAGCTGCAGCGCCTGCGGGACGGCGCAGCCGGCGGGTTCGTCGTTCTGCGCCGTCTGCGGGACGAAGATGCCCAGCACCGCGGTGCCGTACGGCGCAACCGTCGGCGACGCACCGTCGTCGGGCCGCGAGCCGTCGATCGCGGTCACGACCGAGCGCGACGTCGCTGCGGCGACCCAGCGCGCGGTGCCGTTCCTGCGACGGACGGACGCCGCCGCGCCCCGGGCAGGGCTCGACGGGGCGCCGGTGGCCGGCACAGGACGCAGGTTCCTCGCGTTCCTGGTCGACGCCGCCGCGGTCTCCGTGGTCTTCGCGGCCGTCCTGCTCGGCGGCGGCGCGGTGGCCGGGGTGTCTGCGACCGCGCTGGCCTCGGTCACGACCCAGGCCGACGCGCAGGAGCTGCTCGGCCGACTGCTGTTCGTGTACGCGGTAGCCGGAGCGGTGTCCCTCGCGTCCTGGGTCGGTATCTGGGTCTGGGAGGGAAGCACCGGCCGGACGCTCGGCAACCTCGCGACGGGTGTCCGGTCCGTCCGGGCCGAGGACCGGTCGCCCCTGGGCTTCGGGCGGGCGGCGCTGCGCTGGATCATCACCTTCCTCGGAGCCCTCGCCCTGGGCATCGGCGAGCTGCTCGTCGTCCTCTCCCCGGCCTTCGACGGCTCGGGACGGAACCAGGGATGGCAGGACAAGGCAGCCAAGGCGCTCGTGCTCGACGTCCGCGGACTCCAGGACGGGAGCGCCACGGTCGGCGTCGTCGGGAAGCCGAGCACCCAGCCGGTCGCGGCGAACCCGAGCGGGTACGGCGGCTCCTCGGCGTCGGGACACGTGCCCGTCACCGGGGCGTTCGCCGCGCAGCCAGCGAGCCCGGCCCCGGGGGCCGGGCCCGCTCCCGTCGGTGACCCGTGGGCCTTCCCGCAGCAGCCGCAGCAGCCCTCGCACGTGCCCGCGGACGGGCTGATCACGGGTGTGCCAGGCGCCGTCCCGCAGCCGGGCCCCGCACCGGTCGCGCCGCAGCCGGGCCCCGCACCGGTCGCGCCGCAGCCGGGCCCCGCACCGGTCGCGCCGCAGCCGGGCCCCGTTCCCCTCGGGGGCCCTGCGACCACGGCGACACCGGCACCTGCCTACGAGGAACCCGACTGGGACTCGACGCGTCTGAGCGCCCGGGAGATCCGGCGCGAGGCGCACGAGGCGGCCCGCACGCCCGGGGCGGTGCTCGAGCTCGAGTCCGGACAGCGGGTCCCCCTCTCCGGACCCGCGCTCGTCGGACGCAACCCCCAGGCGACGGGGGCCGAGGCCACGACTCTCGTCCGGGTCGAGGACCCGACGCGGTCCGTCTCCAAGACGCACGCCGAGCTGGGCTTCGACGCCGACGGCCTGTGGGTGCAGGACCGTGGGTCGACGAACGGGACCGTCCTCCTGCCGCCCGGCGGGGCGCCGGTGGCGCTCGACCCGGGCGTGCGCGTGCCCGTGCCCGTCGGCTCGGTGATCACCGTCGGGGACCGGCGCATCGTCGTCCACCCGGGACCTGTCGCATGA
- a CDS encoding DUF58 domain-containing protein produces the protein MTTTESPVAAHGGPTGANGPGGVPRDDASRAASRPGQGSAQAPGTPSGRPARSRLLGRRRTATASPASAASPLGSAAPARPRFATPSGTSGDEGLGARLRSLLAPVTESATKGLSVVAAVVSPFGWAVLVGLVAAWWSGLAFSWVELLAVAVVATVAMLGAIAFVRGTFRYTVNLDLGQRRVTVGDRAVGTLEVSNESQRPLLPAVMELPVGAGVASFPVPRLRPGASHEEIFTIPTHRRSVIPVGPVRSVRADPLGLLRREVVWTDPEELFVHPRTKNLSGSSTGFLRDLEGRVTQDISNSDVSFHALRDYVPGDDRRHIHWKTTARTGQLMVRQFEETRRSHLAVVLSTRAEDYAHPDEFELAVSSCGSLGLQAIKEDRGLTVLVNDGSLRGDNRVRLLDDLARVETRSLRTSLVDLARVAGAAVTDASVVALVVGSSVSPTELRAASARLPQDVRVMAIQCVPGAKVSRHRIAELVVLTIGELGDLPLALRRLND, from the coding sequence ATGACCACGACCGAATCTCCCGTCGCGGCGCACGGCGGACCGACTGGCGCGAACGGCCCGGGCGGCGTGCCCCGGGACGACGCGTCCCGGGCGGCGTCGCGCCCCGGCCAGGGCTCGGCCCAGGCGCCCGGCACCCCTTCCGGACGCCCGGCGCGGTCACGGCTCCTCGGACGCCGGCGCACGGCGACGGCTTCTCCGGCGTCGGCCGCCTCGCCCCTCGGCTCGGCGGCACCCGCGCGCCCGAGGTTCGCGACGCCGTCGGGCACGAGCGGGGACGAGGGCCTGGGCGCACGCCTGCGCTCGCTCCTCGCTCCGGTGACGGAGTCGGCGACGAAGGGCCTGTCCGTGGTGGCCGCGGTCGTGAGCCCCTTCGGCTGGGCGGTCCTCGTGGGGCTCGTCGCCGCCTGGTGGAGCGGACTGGCCTTCTCGTGGGTCGAGCTGCTCGCCGTCGCGGTCGTGGCGACCGTGGCGATGCTCGGTGCGATCGCGTTCGTCCGCGGGACGTTCCGCTACACCGTGAACCTCGACCTGGGGCAGCGCCGCGTCACGGTGGGGGACCGGGCCGTCGGCACACTCGAGGTGAGCAACGAGTCTCAGCGACCGCTGCTGCCCGCCGTGATGGAGCTGCCCGTCGGGGCGGGGGTCGCGTCGTTCCCCGTACCGCGGCTGCGGCCGGGGGCGAGCCACGAGGAGATCTTCACGATCCCGACCCACCGGCGCTCGGTCATCCCTGTGGGCCCGGTGCGGTCGGTGCGAGCCGACCCCCTGGGCCTGCTGCGCCGAGAGGTGGTCTGGACGGACCCCGAGGAGCTGTTCGTGCACCCGCGGACCAAGAACCTGTCGGGTTCCTCGACGGGCTTCCTGCGCGACCTCGAAGGCCGGGTCACCCAGGACATCTCCAACTCCGACGTGTCGTTCCACGCGCTGCGCGACTACGTCCCCGGCGACGACCGTCGCCACATCCACTGGAAGACCACCGCCCGCACGGGGCAGCTCATGGTCCGGCAGTTCGAGGAGACGCGGCGGTCGCACCTCGCGGTCGTGCTCTCGACCCGCGCCGAGGACTACGCCCACCCGGACGAGTTCGAGCTCGCGGTGAGCTCGTGCGGCTCGCTCGGCCTCCAGGCCATCAAGGAGGACCGCGGTCTGACCGTCCTCGTCAACGACGGCAGCCTGCGCGGGGACAACCGCGTGCGGCTCCTCGACGACCTGGCTCGGGTCGAGACGAGGTCCTTGCGCACGAGCCTCGTGGACCTGGCGCGCGTGGCCGGTGCGGCCGTCACGGACGCGTCGGTCGTCGCGCTCGTCGTGGGGAGCTCGGTCTCGCCCACCGAGCTGCGCGCCGCCTCGGCCCGGCTCCCCCAGGACGTGCGGGTCATGGCGATCCAGTGCGTCCCGGGGGCGAAGGTCAGCCGTCACCGGATCGCCGAGCTCGTCGTGCTCACCATCGGGGAGCTCGGCGACCTCCCCCTCGCGCTGCGGAGGCTGAACGACTGA
- a CDS encoding serine/threonine-protein kinase, with product MSSKRAPSPPPLIDGYEYVSVVGSGGFSDVFLYQQQRPRRRVAIKVLLHEWSSESQRAAFDVEADLMATLSTHPSIVTMYEANVTSDGRPYLAMEYCSRPNLGARYRSERLSVAEALRIAVQIAGAVETAHRAGILHRDIKPANILVTEYGHPALTDFGISSTMDDASRAEGMSIPWSPPESFAEDPWAGKETDVWALAATTYTLLAGRAPFELPGGSNSSASLITRIESTPLAPTGRTDVPPSLERVLGTAMAKNPASRYPTMLAFARALQQVQNELSLAVTPIDVLADTGITQEEEADDDGGTRLRAVVSIDPRGGGAGGTYSTGAPSTTSGTAPVQRHVPVGAATGGSAPAAHAPAPHAPEVPGAYAAQPGAGTPAQVAYYAPAPARPAQAPASGTGYVPPRPAPGPGTAATGTAVWGPPTDDTVHRAPGSSPEPEQAGPRPRRALWPFLAGAGVLVLVAVGIYALLPDGTATDTDTGGGTTSADEPADVPYDNLGDLVPPPEDLQAQYDAANGSALFTWSAPEGVLIGDTYVWQHIDPTKETSPAPAPPGGLSVAVPAGANETVCVEIRTVRDGKPSVPVKECVTP from the coding sequence ATGAGCAGCAAGCGTGCCCCGTCGCCGCCCCCGCTGATCGACGGGTACGAGTACGTGTCGGTCGTCGGTTCGGGCGGGTTCTCCGACGTCTTCCTCTACCAGCAGCAGCGCCCCCGTCGCCGGGTGGCGATCAAGGTCCTGCTGCACGAGTGGTCGAGCGAGTCGCAGCGCGCCGCGTTCGACGTCGAGGCCGACCTCATGGCGACGCTCTCGACCCACCCGTCGATCGTGACCATGTACGAGGCGAACGTGACGTCCGACGGGCGCCCCTACCTCGCCATGGAGTACTGCTCGCGGCCCAACCTGGGGGCCCGCTACCGGTCCGAGCGGCTGAGCGTCGCCGAGGCGCTGCGCATCGCCGTGCAGATCGCGGGAGCGGTCGAGACCGCGCACCGGGCGGGGATCCTGCACCGGGACATCAAGCCGGCGAACATCCTCGTGACCGAGTACGGCCACCCTGCGCTCACGGACTTCGGCATCTCCTCGACCATGGACGACGCCTCCCGGGCCGAGGGCATGTCGATCCCGTGGTCGCCCCCGGAGTCCTTCGCCGAGGACCCGTGGGCAGGCAAGGAGACGGACGTCTGGGCGCTCGCCGCCACGACGTACACCCTGCTGGCCGGGCGGGCGCCGTTCGAGCTGCCAGGAGGGTCCAACTCGAGCGCGAGCCTCATCACGCGCATCGAGTCGACGCCGCTGGCCCCGACCGGACGCACCGACGTGCCGCCGTCGCTCGAGCGCGTGCTCGGGACCGCCATGGCCAAGAACCCGGCCTCGCGGTACCCGACGATGCTCGCTTTCGCGCGAGCCCTCCAGCAGGTCCAGAACGAGCTCTCGCTCGCCGTCACCCCCATCGACGTGCTCGCCGACACGGGGATCACGCAGGAGGAGGAGGCCGACGACGACGGCGGTACGCGGCTGCGCGCGGTCGTCTCGATCGACCCCCGCGGAGGAGGTGCCGGGGGCACCTACTCGACCGGCGCGCCGTCGACGACGAGCGGTACCGCGCCGGTCCAGCGGCACGTGCCCGTCGGAGCGGCGACGGGCGGTTCCGCTCCTGCGGCGCACGCTCCTGCTCCGCACGCTCCCGAGGTGCCCGGTGCCTACGCCGCGCAGCCCGGGGCAGGGACGCCCGCCCAGGTCGCGTACTACGCGCCCGCACCCGCGCGCCCGGCCCAGGCTCCGGCGTCGGGCACCGGGTACGTCCCGCCGCGCCCCGCGCCCGGCCCGGGGACCGCCGCGACCGGGACCGCCGTGTGGGGGCCGCCGACCGACGACACCGTGCACCGCGCCCCGGGCTCCTCGCCCGAGCCCGAGCAGGCAGGACCGCGGCCGCGGCGTGCCCTCTGGCCGTTCCTGGCGGGCGCCGGGGTGCTCGTGCTCGTGGCGGTCGGGATCTACGCGCTCCTGCCCGACGGGACCGCGACCGACACGGACACGGGGGGCGGCACGACCTCGGCGGACGAGCCGGCCGACGTGCCCTACGACAACCTCGGCGACCTGGTCCCGCCCCCCGAGGACCTGCAGGCGCAGTACGACGCCGCGAACGGGAGCGCTCTGTTCACCTGGTCCGCCCCCGAGGGCGTCCTGATCGGCGACACCTACGTGTGGCAGCACATCGACCCGACCAAGGAGACCTCGCCGGCCCCGGCGCCCCCGGGAGGACTGTCCGTGGCGGTCCCCGCGGGAGCCAACGAGACCGTCTGCGTCGAGATCCGTACCGTCCGGGACGGTAAGCCGTCCGTCCCGGTGAAGGAATGCGTGACCCCATGA
- a CDS encoding PP2C family protein-serine/threonine phosphatase, with protein MSGWPAGVSLVWGASSHRGARRLLNEDRFLADRSVFFVADGMGGHDAGEVASSATIDALRPLGALATVSPEDVRDRLVVAQDDVRAISTEPGRGAGTTVTGVVVAQMEGMPYWLVVNIGDSRTYQMSHGVLEQLSVDHSEVQEMVDAGMLTATEALTHPRRHVVTRAVGASLPPEPDFCWVPIAARDRMLVCSDGLTGELSDERITEILLAQPDPQAAADRLVNEAIVAGGRDNITVVVVDATGAWGDTDDGSTAPRENLGYADEDTLPREIRLQMGERS; from the coding sequence ATGAGCGGATGGCCCGCCGGGGTGAGCCTCGTCTGGGGCGCGAGCTCGCACCGGGGGGCGCGACGGCTCCTCAACGAGGACAGGTTCCTCGCCGACCGTTCGGTCTTCTTCGTCGCCGACGGCATGGGCGGGCACGACGCCGGCGAGGTCGCGAGCTCCGCGACCATCGACGCCCTCCGCCCGCTCGGCGCGCTGGCCACGGTCTCACCCGAGGACGTGCGTGACCGGCTCGTCGTGGCGCAGGACGACGTCCGCGCCATCAGCACCGAGCCCGGCCGAGGCGCCGGGACGACCGTGACCGGCGTCGTCGTGGCCCAGATGGAGGGCATGCCCTACTGGCTCGTGGTCAACATCGGCGACTCGCGGACCTACCAGATGTCGCACGGGGTGCTCGAGCAGCTGAGCGTGGACCACTCGGAGGTCCAGGAGATGGTGGACGCGGGGATGCTCACGGCGACCGAGGCGCTGACCCACCCGCGACGCCACGTCGTCACGCGCGCCGTCGGGGCCTCGCTCCCGCCCGAGCCGGACTTCTGCTGGGTGCCCATCGCCGCGCGGGACCGGATGCTCGTGTGCTCCGACGGCCTGACGGGCGAGCTCTCGGACGAACGGATCACGGAGATCCTGCTCGCACAGCCGGACCCCCAGGCCGCAGCCGACCGTCTGGTCAACGAGGCCATCGTCGCCGGAGGGCGGGATAACATCACTGTCGTCGTCGTCGACGCGACCGGGGCGTGGGGGGACACCGACGACGGCTCCACGGCCCCCCGCGAGAACCTCGGGTATGCCGACGAGGACACCTTGCCGCGAGAGATTCGCCTGCAGATGGGGGAGAGGTCGTGA